The DNA window TTGGTTGTGGATCAGGAAGTCAACAACTCACATATCATAGTGATGTGAAAAACAATCCAGAATCTATAGAGTGTAAATAGTCCCAATGGAAGGAAATAGCTAAAACATATTTAACTTTTGAACTAAAAATTCCAGCTCTATGGATTTGCTCcaaataaaatttgtatagacTTATAAATGTCTGACAATTTATAAcatcaattttcaaaaaaaaattagaaaaaacaacaaaaagttatCAATAGAGGGCTTGCTAATAAGgacatgaataaaatgaaaaactatgtAAACACAGTATGGCAACATGTGTTGATATGGGAGAGACTCTTTTGTATGTTGTTAGGTGAGAGAgtaatggggtggcaaagagtcgaacattactgagcaactgaacacaacaatAAAAGCTGTGGAACAGATTTTCCCagcattttcttccaaagaaaatgtaGATGCCTGATTAGGAAATTTTCCCTAGATTACATGGCAGTTGGGTTGGGATCAGACAGTTTGAGGAATGGAAGGAATATTATTCTCAAGTTATACTCTTCCATACCAGTTGACATTCTTGGATTTAAAGGTGTGTTTAAACTTGAATCCAAAAATCTACGTAAATGTTTTGTAAGTCTCACATGTGTCTCTTACTCCAGCACCAAGAagattttcactttaaattttgtCGATCGTTCCAGGTTGTAAACAAAACTGCCTCCATTAGACTGTCCTCAAGCTCTTCCCACATAGAAGTGCCCAGCTGGTGGTTAGGGACATGCCATGGAGATTAGTGTCTGCAAGCACCTTGCCTGAGTGCTAATAGGTGCACAGGTATGAGAATAGTGGACACCTGAGACAGTAGAGGAGAACAGAGTTGGATTTAGGGGTGGAACTTCTTCACGGGATTTCCAGGGGCCTACAGGTTATTATCAGGAGCCTCCGTATAATGGGTCAAGGAGAATTAAagctttggtgtgtgtgtgtgggggggtggtttGCTGAAGTGAAGCTTTGAGATCCAAATGCAGGCTTTCCTTAAATATTGGGGTATATTTTTGAGTCAATCATTGGAGCTTCCTATAGCTGGATGAGGAGGGAGCTGATTTTGACTCCAATTATCTATGAGAGTCCTGGGAAGAGCTTAGGACAAAGAGCAGAAGCGATGACCTACTCAGAGTCTGAGACATCTTCTGGGAACCTAGACTTAGGGCCTTTGTGAAGGCAGACTTGGTATTAAGCCTCTGATGAGCTTGTATTTTCTCTATGAACAAAAAGCTGAAAAAGTTGTGAAATGTAATTGCTCAGGGATGGTAAGGACTAAAAGTTTGTTCTGCTTTCCCCAGACATGATGCCCTAAGCTTGGGCTAATTAAGAGCAGGGTCCTCCGTGACTAAGACCTCTTGGgaaggagggaagtgggagagcaaaatgaaagagagagagagaccctctGCTCCCCACAACACTGTTATTTCTGGACATTTTTCCTAACTCCTCCCTGAGGACAGTTTCCTTCTTCACCATGCATGGAGGCAGCACCAAGTAGCTCTGACCCCTGTGTTCAGCTCAGCAGTAACCAGACAGGAGTAGCCCTGACTGAGCCCCAAAGAGCATCAGAAGTGGCAGAGGAGCCCCTGAATCCAGGTGAGTGTCTTCTCAGGGTTCCCCTGTACAAAGGAAAGTGTCGGAGAGGGTGAGGATGGGGAGTGCTGGCTTGGCTGCCTTCTAGAGGAGGATCCCTAGAGTCTGGAGGCTGGGCCGGGGAGAAGCTGCAGAGTGGAGAGCAGAGTCAGCTCTTCTCTGGCCCGGTGCTGCTGCAGGCGCAGCTCCTGATGTTGGTCGGCAGGCTCCTCTCTCGTGTTTCTTCATCTAGTGGTTGTTATGGAAAACTGGGGAGAAGCAGACCCCTGAGATTTCCCAATGGTTCTGTCTTTGAAGCCTGGATTCCCATTGGTGAAAGACTTATAGAGTTATTGGGGAAGTCTCAGGAAGGgatgaggagaagggaaaaagggaaTGTGAAGAACAAAGGCAATCCGAGAACAGTAGAATCTCAGAGCTGCGGCCTTACTACCTGACCAGGACCATGTGGTATTCAGTCATAAAGACTGTGTCCATTCAGTCATCATTTGTCAAAATGTTTCAGCATTTCTTTGGCTCCAGAATGTTTAGGACATTTCTTGCCTCTTTGGAGTTTACCTTTCAGTATCAAGTTCAACAAAATAAGTGAATTTCCTCTCCTGCTTCCTCGTTTCATTTTTCTTGGCATGACGGATTAACTATTTTATATACTTGTTTATAGAATAGCTTCCATTCTCTCCTTGAATCTAAGCACCGCACACAGGGATTTTTAGTTTgctgtgttcactgcagcgttTGTTTAATGTTAAATGAAGGAGCGAAGTAAGAAATGGAGTGTATAACATCATGTCAGATAGTGCTATgaagtgctatgaagaaagctaaCTGTGAGAAATGAACAGGTCTTTCAGGTTTTGGGGAAGGTGAATGGAAAGAGTCCTCCGAGGAGATGAAGTAGCATGGTTGGATAGCCAAAGTGAGGGGCAGACATCCAGACAACCTGAGTAACTGAGCACCTTGGACCTAAACTTGTGAAAGTCAGGTACCACCTTTCTTTCCTGTCAAAACTtttgtgggggtgtggggggatgGTGTAAGAGAAGACTGAATCTGCAAAGGGAAATCATCCTAAGCTCCAGAGTTTCCATTAGGAATACTACCTGATTTGTAACATAGACATCTTAATCTGGGGAAAGCAGAGATGGTGCTCTGGGACCCTCTGCCTCTCTTCTGCTGAACCCTAAGGAATCTCTGTAATACCCACCAGGATGAAGGGTGGgataaaattcactcttttgaACATCCTCTGGAATGTCACTATATCATCTGCTACAGGTAAGCTAAGAGGAAAGAACAAACCCTGGATCTAAGGGGCTGACTCAGCATCAAAACCGGCCAATATTTTAGGTCTTAACCTGTGAAAATGCACATCTAGTGGAGGAAAAACACAAGACAGGTGTTCTTCACACCAGTGGAGAGGATGCAATCTCCATCCATTCCAGGCAGTGAACTTTCAACTGGACCGGAGGTGACAACATTTAGGTCTGACTTTGTGCAGAGCATCCTCATAGAGGCACCTCACCTGGTCCCCTGGTTGGAAACGGTTCCTCATCCTAAGCTGTCCTTCTCTCTTCACAGCAAGACCTTGTGGAGCAgcgtttcttttcttttgatctctagGTTTCCCGAGGAGCAGAAACAAGGACTGAATGATGAGCAATCACTCAAGTGTCACTGAATTCTGCCTTTTAGGGTTCCCTGGGTCCCAGGAACTCTATCACATTCTTTTTGCTGTATTCTTTCTCTTCTACTCAGTGACAGTAATGGGGAACACCgtcatcattgtgattatctgtgttGATAAACATCTACATTcccccatgtatttcttccttgGTCATCTCTCCGCCATGGAAATGCTGACAACATCTGTTATCGTCCCCGTGATACTCTGGGGGTTGTTGCTCCCTGGGATGCAGACAGTATCTCTGGCTGCATGTGTCACCCAGCTCTTCCTGTACCTTGCTCTGGGAACCACAGAGTTTGCCCTGTTGGGAGCGATGGCTGTGGACCGTTACACGGCTGTCTGTAACCCCTTGAGGTACAACACCATTATGAACAGCCGCACCTGCATCTCGGTGGTGATTGGGTCATGGGTGTTTGGGTTCCTTTTTGAAATCTGGCCAGTCTATGCCACATTTCAGTTTACCTTCTGCAAATCAAATGTCTTAGACCATTTTTATTGTGACCGAGGTCAGTTGCTCAAGCTGTCCTGTGATGACACTGTTTTCACAgagtttgttctgtttttaatggctgttttcattatcattggTTCTCTGACCCCAACAATTGTCTCCTACACCTACATCATCTCCACCATCCTCAAGATGCCCACTGCCTCTGGCCGCAGGAAAGCCTTCTCTACCTGTGCCTCCCACTTCACCTTTGTTGTCATCGGCTATGGCAGCTGCTTGTTCCTGTTTGGGAAACCCAAACAAACGCAGGCAGCCGAGTACAATAAGATAGTTTCCCTGCTTATTTATGTGTTAACCCCTTTCCTGAGCCCTTTCATCTACACTCTCCGGAATAACAAAGTCAAACAGGCTCTTCGAGATGGAGTGAAAAGTTGCTGTCAGCTCATCAAAGATTAACTGTTCTCTCAATTTAGAGGGTATGATCTTGACTTTAGATGAGTCAGTTTCTAGAATATGCTACTCTTAAATCGTCtccattatgaaaataaaatagaatctaCAACTCCTGATCAGGCCACGGAAGTAGACAACGCATGTAAAAATGAGATCCGGCCTCTACTCACTAGAAACTCACAATGTTTGTTTCTATTTGCTTCCCCTGTGAACTCAAGAAAACATATTCTGAGGATGTGGGAACacctagaaaaaagaaaagcatacatTTTCATAAATGTTCTATTGGACCCATATTGGTTtacaattttcttgaaaatgagtTTCCTGGGGGAGTAATGAAATGGGCATGTGAggggtgagatggatggataatGAATTCAAAGGCAGAGATGTGCACTTTGTTCCTCATAAGCTCTTCCTAGTCTTTTCCTATATTTTTGTGAAATTTCTGACAAGATGgccataagttttaaaatatcctgtttctctttgtctctttgtttcatattttcctgGACTCCTTGCTACCAATAAGTACATATGATATAATATCCGTTTTGCCACAGAATGAATCTAGAGGGGTGATATGGAGATGGGAATCCTTTTCACTTGGCAAATATTGGTGATGTAAAGATATGGAAATATTTTGGTCAGAAGGAGGAAAAACTTCCTTTCACTAAACTTCAGGGCATTGCTTTAGCCCCTCCCTTTTGAGGTGTATGTGTGGTAGAGACAGAGAAGAGTGAAATGACTAGTTCTAGAGGGAGCATCTTGTGTTTCACTGTTGCTGAAAACAGCTCTTTCTGTTCTGACCTCTCCCAGACCCAGACTTCAGGCTGAATAATGCATTTTGAGTCTTTGTTTTCAAATCCAAGTGTCCCTTTCGCAGGTTTTCTCTGCGGGCCGACCATAACAGACGAGTCACTACCCACTTCATTCCCAGTTCCTCATCAATTGCAGGGCATGGCTGTTTGGCAGGGTAATGACTGAAATTTCACATTCTTGGAGGAAGGGCT is part of the Ovis aries strain OAR_USU_Benz2616 breed Rambouillet chromosome 4, ARS-UI_Ramb_v3.0, whole genome shotgun sequence genome and encodes:
- the LOC105615120 gene encoding olfactory receptor 9A4-like translates to MMSNHSSVTEFCLLGFPGSQELYHILFAVFFLFYSVTVMGNTVIIVIICVDKHLHSPMYFFLGHLSAMEMLTTSVIVPVILWGLLLPGMQTVSLAACVTQLFLYLALGTTEFALLGAMAVDRYTAVCNPLRYNTIMNSRTCISVVIGSWVFGFLFEIWPVYATFQFTFCKSNVLDHFYCDRGQLLKLSCDDTVFTEFVLFLMAVFIIIGSLTPTIVSYTYIISTILKMPTASGRRKAFSTCASHFTFVVIGYGSCLFLFGKPKQTQAAEYNKIVSLLIYVLTPFLSPFIYTLRNNKVKQALRDGVKSCCQLIKD